In the Streptomyces sp. BHT-5-2 genome, one interval contains:
- a CDS encoding aldo/keto reductase codes for MMEIPTRHLGGLAVSAQGLGCMGMSHGYGASDDDQSIATLNHALDLGVSLLDTADFYGAGHNEELIGRAIAGRRDEVVLATKFGFANRLGEPTRIRGDAAYVREACDASLRRLGVDHIDLYYQHRVDPDVPIEETVGAMAELVAAGKVRHLGLSEASAETVRRAHAVHPIAALQSEWSLWTRDLEQEIAPVCRELGIGLVPFSPLGRGFLTGRYTSVEGLPESDVRRTQPRFADGNLEQNLAIVATLEKLAAEKGVTTGQLALAWVQHRGEGVVPIPGTRRRKYLEENLAALEVRLSAEELAAIDAAAPADRVAGTRYDATSLSFVDK; via the coding sequence ATGATGGAGATTCCCACCCGCCACCTCGGGGGACTCGCGGTGTCGGCGCAGGGGCTCGGGTGCATGGGGATGAGCCATGGCTACGGTGCCTCGGACGACGACCAGTCGATCGCGACCCTCAACCACGCGCTCGACCTCGGCGTCTCCCTGCTGGACACCGCCGACTTCTACGGGGCGGGCCACAACGAGGAGTTGATCGGCCGGGCGATCGCCGGACGGCGCGACGAGGTGGTGCTGGCCACCAAGTTCGGCTTCGCCAACCGCCTCGGCGAGCCGACGAGGATCCGCGGTGACGCCGCCTACGTCCGCGAGGCGTGCGACGCCTCGCTGCGCCGGCTCGGCGTCGACCACATCGACCTCTACTACCAGCACCGCGTCGACCCCGACGTGCCGATCGAGGAGACCGTCGGCGCGATGGCCGAGCTGGTCGCCGCGGGCAAGGTGCGCCACCTCGGGCTCTCCGAGGCGAGCGCGGAGACCGTCCGGCGGGCCCACGCGGTCCACCCGATCGCCGCGCTGCAGAGCGAGTGGTCGCTGTGGACCCGTGATCTGGAGCAGGAGATCGCCCCGGTCTGCCGCGAGCTGGGCATCGGCCTGGTGCCGTTCTCGCCGCTCGGACGCGGCTTCCTGACGGGTCGCTACACCTCGGTGGAGGGCCTGCCGGAGTCGGATGTGCGCCGCACCCAGCCGCGGTTCGCCGACGGCAACCTGGAGCAGAACCTCGCGATCGTGGCGACACTGGAGAAGCTGGCCGCCGAAAAGGGCGTCACCACGGGCCAGTTGGCGCTGGCCTGGGTGCAGCACCGGGGCGAGGGCGTCGTGCCGATCCCCGGTACCCGCCGCCGGAAGTACCTGGAGGAGAACCTCGCGGCCCTGGAGGTGCGGCTCTCCGCCGAGGAGCTCGCCGCCATCGACGCCGCGGCCCCCGCCGACCGGGTCGCCGGCACCCGCTACGACGCGACGAGCCTGTCCTTCGTCGACAAGTGA
- a CDS encoding VOC family protein, translating to MPVTLNHTIVPAADHRAAARFFASVMALPELPPAGRDGHFAPVRVNETLTLDFMTVPDAQAHHLAFDVDPETFEGILDRLRSAGIPFGNEPGHPDNGRTDHPLCPRGLFFRDTDGHLYEVMSPA from the coding sequence ATGCCCGTCACCCTCAACCACACCATCGTGCCGGCCGCCGACCACCGCGCGGCGGCCCGCTTCTTCGCCTCGGTCATGGCCTTGCCGGAACTTCCGCCGGCCGGCCGCGACGGCCACTTCGCCCCGGTCCGGGTGAACGAGACGCTCACCCTGGACTTCATGACCGTCCCCGACGCCCAGGCCCACCACCTGGCCTTCGACGTCGATCCCGAGACCTTCGAGGGGATCCTCGACCGCCTCCGGTCGGCGGGCATCCCCTTCGGCAACGAGCCGGGCCACCCGGACAACGGCCGGACCGACCACCCGCTGTGCCCCCGCGGCCTGTTCTTCCGCGACACCGACGGCCATCTCTACGAGGTGATGTCACCGGCGTGA
- a CDS encoding TetR/AcrR family transcriptional regulator: MSVEQRRAMIVAAALPLIAEHGTAVTTSQIARAAGIGEATVFRAFKDKDELLDACVAEAVGVDHVLRELASVPLDQSLTTRLTEAAEALCAHMERMGTVVRSLYATGHRRERPHPPEPRAGEAPPEDARTRSFLAMQDALVELIEPDREALRLSPERVAAAFLGLLFSRLPSPAGPAHGPLATEELVSVLLHGTLTDPRST, from the coding sequence ATGAGCGTCGAGCAGCGCCGAGCCATGATCGTCGCCGCCGCCCTCCCGTTGATCGCGGAGCACGGCACGGCCGTCACCACCAGTCAGATCGCCCGCGCCGCCGGGATCGGCGAGGCCACGGTCTTCCGCGCGTTCAAGGACAAGGACGAGTTGCTGGACGCCTGCGTGGCCGAGGCGGTGGGCGTCGACCACGTCCTGCGCGAACTGGCCTCCGTCCCCCTGGACCAGTCCCTGACCACCCGCCTCACCGAGGCCGCCGAGGCGCTCTGCGCCCATATGGAGCGCATGGGCACCGTCGTCCGGAGCCTCTACGCCACCGGGCACCGCCGCGAGCGCCCGCATCCGCCGGAGCCCCGCGCGGGCGAGGCGCCCCCGGAGGACGCCCGGACCCGGTCCTTCCTCGCCATGCAGGACGCCCTGGTCGAGCTGATCGAACCGGACCGGGAGGCGCTGCGGCTGAGCCCCGAGCGGGTCGCCGCCGCCTTCCTGGGCCTGCTCTTCAGCCGGCTGCCGTCACCCGCCGGCCCGGCCCACGGACCGCTCGCCACCGAGGAACTCGTCTCCGTGCTGCTCCACGGCACCCTCACCGACCCCAGGAGCACCTGA
- a CDS encoding VOC family protein — protein sequence MEWKLELVPIPVSDVERAKRFYSEQVGFAVDLDIRLDDGARIVQLTPPGSGCSIVLGAGDGVTPAQPGSVQGVQLVVPDVAAARGELLARGVPVGPVRHVENGALADGPGGAWNSFVYFSDPDGNGWAVQEGPAEPTGAER from the coding sequence ATGGAATGGAAGCTCGAACTGGTGCCGATTCCGGTGAGCGACGTGGAACGCGCGAAGCGCTTCTACAGCGAGCAGGTGGGCTTCGCCGTCGATCTCGACATCCGGCTCGACGACGGCGCACGGATCGTCCAGCTCACCCCGCCCGGTTCCGGTTGCTCGATCGTCCTGGGCGCGGGCGACGGTGTGACGCCGGCGCAGCCCGGCTCGGTGCAGGGCGTGCAGCTGGTGGTGCCCGATGTGGCCGCGGCGCGCGGGGAGTTGCTGGCCCGCGGGGTGCCGGTCGGCCCCGTTCGGCATGTGGAGAACGGGGCGCTCGCCGACGGCCCCGGCGGCGCGTGGAACTCGTTCGTCTACTTCAGCGACCCGGACGGCAACGGCTGGGCGGTACAGGAGGGACCTGCGGAGCCGACCGGAGCGGAGCGGTAG
- a CDS encoding helix-turn-helix domain-containing protein, whose amino-acid sequence MGGRKGPYECGLDAAVDVIGGKWKVLLLWALAQEPRRFGQLRRELPGVSEKVLAQQLRELEADGIVHREAFDQVPPKVEYTLTELGTSLNEALVPLGSWGRRHMAHLEATHPRRHPEGA is encoded by the coding sequence GTGGGCGGGCGGAAGGGGCCCTACGAGTGCGGCCTGGACGCCGCCGTGGACGTCATCGGCGGCAAGTGGAAGGTGCTGCTGCTGTGGGCACTGGCCCAGGAGCCCCGGCGGTTCGGGCAGTTGCGTCGGGAGCTGCCGGGGGTCAGCGAGAAGGTACTCGCCCAGCAGCTCCGCGAGTTGGAGGCGGACGGCATCGTCCACCGCGAGGCATTCGACCAGGTCCCGCCGAAGGTCGAGTACACGCTGACCGAGCTGGGCACCTCGCTCAACGAGGCGCTGGTGCCGCTGGGCTCCTGGGGTCGGCGGCACATGGCCCACCTGGAGGCCACCCATCCGCGGCGGCACCCGGAGGGGGCCTGA
- a CDS encoding NADPH-dependent FMN reductase, with the protein MSAPRYTLAVIVASTREGRFAPVVTEWFTRHISASHPQLTVDVIDLVEVRPYELRHGSEEFLAYAKRVEQADAFVVVTPEYNHSFPAPLKHAVDLLKAEWQAKPVGFVSYGGISGGLRAVEQLRLVFAELHATTIRETVSFALTGGPFDDAGRLRDPAPVARAADALLNQLTWWAVALREARLARPYGN; encoded by the coding sequence ATGTCCGCACCGCGCTACACCCTCGCCGTGATCGTCGCCAGCACCCGCGAGGGCCGGTTCGCCCCGGTCGTCACCGAGTGGTTCACCCGGCACATCAGCGCCTCCCACCCGCAGCTGACCGTCGACGTCATCGATCTGGTCGAGGTCCGTCCCTACGAACTCCGGCACGGCAGCGAGGAGTTCCTCGCCTACGCCAAGCGCGTCGAGCAGGCGGACGCGTTCGTGGTCGTCACACCGGAGTACAACCACTCCTTCCCGGCCCCGCTCAAGCACGCGGTCGACCTGCTAAAGGCCGAGTGGCAGGCCAAGCCGGTCGGCTTCGTCTCGTACGGCGGGATCTCCGGCGGCCTGCGCGCGGTCGAGCAACTGCGGCTGGTCTTCGCCGAGTTGCACGCCACCACGATCCGGGAGACGGTCAGCTTCGCGCTCACCGGCGGCCCCTTCGACGACGCGGGCCGGCTGCGCGACCCGGCTCCGGTGGCCCGGGCCGCCGACGCCCTGCTGAACCAGCTGACCTGGTGGGCGGTGGCCCTGCGGGAGGCGCGCCTGGCCCGCCCGTACGGCAACTGA
- a CDS encoding ankyrin repeat domain-containing protein has protein sequence MSETNSEPRGPESIEHAHDPEVLQLAAKVFDLARHGDTDTVAAYVDAGVPANLTNDRGDSLVMLAAYHGHPATVEALLQRGGDADRANDRGQTPLAGAVFKGEDEVVKVLLAHGADPSAGTPSAIDTARMFQKTELLELFGAE, from the coding sequence ATGAGCGAGACGAATTCCGAGCCGCGGGGGCCCGAGTCGATCGAGCACGCGCACGACCCCGAGGTGCTGCAGCTCGCGGCCAAGGTGTTCGACCTGGCGCGGCACGGGGACACCGACACCGTCGCCGCCTATGTGGACGCGGGCGTGCCCGCCAACCTGACGAACGACAGGGGCGACTCCCTGGTGATGCTCGCCGCCTACCACGGCCACCCGGCCACCGTGGAGGCCCTCCTGCAGCGGGGCGGCGACGCGGACCGCGCCAACGACCGGGGCCAGACCCCCCTCGCCGGTGCGGTGTTCAAGGGCGAGGACGAGGTCGTGAAGGTCCTTCTGGCGCACGGTGCCGATCCGTCGGCCGGGACGCCGTCGGCGATCGACACGGCCCGGATGTTCCAGAAGACGGAGCTGCTGGAGCTGTTCGGCGCGGAGTGA
- a CDS encoding asparaginase, producing MTSSSSSSTPIPEQAPSSAAAVPSGPAVPSPVLAEVVRSGFVEGRHRGSLVVLAADGSVEQALGDVAAPVFPRSANKPMQAAAILRAGLELSGERLALAAASHSGESFHLDLVRTMLAEHGLTTEHLRTPPDLPLDPEEAEHYLAAGKVREPLAMNCSGKHTAMLAACALNGWPLETYLEPDHPLQQLVLDVVRTAAAEEVAHIGVDGCGAPLMSLSLTGLARSYRHFVLAEPGTPERRVADAMRAHPEYVAGTRRPDTWLMRALPGTLSKMGAEAVQALALPDGRAVAFKIDDGAGRTLGPILARVLRGLGIDDPVLARIEDAPLHGGGSRVGEIRAAF from the coding sequence GTGACCTCGTCCTCCTCCTCGTCCACCCCGATACCCGAGCAGGCGCCGTCCTCGGCGGCCGCCGTCCCGTCGGGTCCCGCGGTCCCGTCGCCGGTGCTCGCCGAGGTCGTCCGCTCCGGCTTCGTCGAGGGGCGGCACCGGGGGTCGCTGGTGGTGCTGGCGGCCGACGGGAGCGTCGAGCAGGCGCTCGGCGACGTGGCCGCGCCGGTCTTCCCGCGGTCGGCGAACAAGCCGATGCAGGCGGCGGCGATCCTTCGGGCGGGCCTGGAGCTCTCCGGGGAGCGGCTGGCGCTGGCCGCGGCGAGCCACTCCGGCGAATCGTTCCACCTCGACCTGGTGCGGACCATGCTCGCCGAGCACGGGCTCACCACCGAGCACCTCCGGACGCCGCCGGACCTGCCGCTGGACCCGGAGGAGGCGGAGCACTACCTCGCCGCCGGCAAGGTCCGCGAACCGCTGGCCATGAACTGCTCCGGCAAGCACACCGCGATGCTCGCGGCCTGCGCGCTCAACGGATGGCCGCTGGAGACGTACCTGGAGCCGGACCACCCGCTCCAGCAGCTGGTCCTGGACGTGGTGCGCACCGCGGCCGCCGAGGAGGTGGCCCACATCGGCGTCGACGGCTGCGGGGCGCCGCTGATGTCGCTGTCGCTGACCGGCCTGGCGCGGTCCTACCGCCACTTCGTCCTCGCCGAGCCGGGCACGCCGGAGCGGCGTGTGGCCGACGCGATGCGGGCCCACCCCGAGTACGTCGCGGGCACCCGCCGGCCCGACACCTGGCTGATGCGGGCCCTGCCCGGCACCCTCTCCAAGATGGGCGCCGAGGCGGTGCAGGCGCTGGCCCTGCCGGACGGCCGGGCCGTGGCCTTCAAGATCGACGACGGCGCGGGCCGCACCCTGGGGCCGATCCTCGCCCGGGTCCTGCGCGGTCTGGGCATCGACGACCCGGTGCTCGCGCGCATCGAGGACGCGCCGCTGCACGGGGGCGGCAGCCGGGTCGGGGAGATACGGGCGGCGTTCTGA
- a CDS encoding ABC transporter substrate-binding protein — protein MTTLGAGRTPGPVPTARTAPAGSPPARPTPPSGRTRPAAPETPAAPEAPHAPTTTAPAPAPAAPARTEDDPMLQAGQAQTARPPQQRDRFRPAGPPELSGLSLPELRVVRRDCQQEEADLSYLRRLLQGRIDILRAETARRTGSHSPLLDRLPEILTDLPSRQRSSARHVTLGTPHSEEYRRLADEMLGEVELSDLTARTDEELQDGMGRLIRYERQISQRRHSLQRTTDDCSAEIARRYREGEAQVDDLLS, from the coding sequence ATGACCACACTCGGCGCCGGCCGGACACCCGGCCCCGTGCCAACCGCCCGTACGGCACCGGCAGGCAGCCCGCCGGCCCGCCCCACCCCGCCGTCCGGCCGTACGAGACCGGCCGCCCCGGAGACCCCGGCCGCCCCGGAGGCCCCGCACGCCCCGACCACCACCGCCCCGGCGCCGGCTCCCGCCGCGCCCGCCCGTACCGAGGACGACCCCATGCTCCAGGCCGGCCAGGCGCAGACCGCCCGCCCCCCGCAGCAGCGCGACCGCTTCCGTCCGGCCGGCCCACCCGAGCTGTCCGGGCTGAGCCTGCCCGAACTGCGCGTGGTGCGCCGTGACTGCCAGCAGGAGGAGGCCGACCTCAGCTATCTGCGGCGGCTGCTACAGGGCCGGATCGACATCCTGCGCGCCGAGACCGCCCGCCGCACCGGCTCGCACTCACCGCTGCTGGACCGGCTGCCGGAGATCCTCACCGACCTCCCGTCGCGCCAGCGCTCGTCCGCGCGCCATGTGACGCTGGGCACCCCGCACAGCGAGGAGTACCGCCGGCTCGCCGACGAGATGCTCGGGGAGGTCGAGCTGTCGGACCTCACGGCCCGTACGGACGAGGAGTTGCAGGACGGGATGGGGCGGCTGATCCGCTACGAGCGGCAGATCTCGCAGCGCCGGCACTCCCTGCAGCGCACGACCGACGATTGCAGCGCGGAAATCGCGCGAAGGTACCGTGAAGGCGAAGCACAAGTAGACGACCTGCTGTCCTGA
- the dtd gene encoding D-aminoacyl-tRNA deacylase has translation MRAVVQRVNGARVEVAGETVGEIVGEGLCALVGVTHDDTPEKAAQLARKLWTLRILQGEKSCSDNGAPLLVISQFTLYGDARKGRRPTWHAAAPGPVAEPLVDEVVAQLRALGAQVATGRFGADMKVSLTNDGPFTVLVDV, from the coding sequence ATGCGAGCTGTGGTGCAGAGGGTGAACGGCGCACGCGTCGAGGTGGCGGGCGAGACGGTCGGGGAGATCGTCGGGGAGGGGCTGTGCGCCTTGGTGGGCGTCACGCACGACGACACCCCGGAGAAGGCCGCGCAGCTCGCCCGGAAGCTGTGGACGCTGCGGATCCTCCAGGGCGAGAAGTCCTGCTCGGACAACGGGGCGCCGCTGCTGGTGATCAGCCAGTTCACTCTCTACGGTGACGCGCGCAAGGGCCGTCGTCCCACCTGGCACGCCGCCGCCCCCGGTCCGGTCGCCGAACCGCTGGTCGACGAGGTGGTCGCGCAGCTGCGGGCGCTGGGCGCGCAGGTGGCGACCGGGCGGTTCGGCGCCGACATGAAGGTCTCGCTGACGAACGACGGGCCGTTCACGGTACTCGTCGACGTCTGA
- a CDS encoding folate-binding protein YgfZ: protein MLRHSSASPLLSLPGAVPAEAPDEGVAAHYGDLFREQRALADGSGFVDLSHRGVLTVSGPERLSWLHLLLTQHVTELPPGQATEALILSANGHVEHALYLVDDGGTTWMHTEPGKQEAVLAYLESMKFFYRVEVADRTGEFAVVHLPAGSIVEAPEGTVVRETSYGRDLFLPRAELEPFAAAHGPAIGVLALEALRVEGHRPRLGLETDHRTIPHEVGWIGSAVHLQKGCYRGQETVARVQNLGKPPRRLVFLHLDGSEVHLPPHGTPIRLAADGEEGRQLGFVTTSARHHELGPIALALVKRNVPTDAPLLAGTTAASQEVVVEP from the coding sequence ATGCTGCGACATTCATCCGCCAGCCCCCTGCTGTCGCTGCCCGGCGCCGTCCCCGCCGAGGCCCCCGACGAAGGCGTCGCCGCGCACTACGGCGACCTGTTCCGGGAGCAGCGCGCCCTCGCCGACGGGTCCGGCTTCGTGGACCTCTCGCACCGCGGCGTGCTCACCGTCAGCGGTCCCGAGCGGCTGAGCTGGCTCCATCTGCTGCTCACCCAGCACGTCACCGAACTCCCGCCCGGCCAGGCCACCGAGGCGCTGATCCTCTCCGCGAACGGCCATGTCGAGCACGCGCTCTACCTGGTCGACGACGGCGGGACGACCTGGATGCACACCGAGCCCGGCAAACAGGAGGCGGTGCTCGCCTACCTGGAGAGCATGAAGTTCTTCTACCGGGTCGAGGTCGCCGACCGCACCGGGGAGTTCGCCGTCGTCCACCTCCCGGCCGGCTCCATCGTGGAGGCCCCCGAGGGCACCGTCGTCCGGGAGACCTCGTACGGCCGCGACCTCTTCCTGCCGCGCGCCGAACTGGAGCCGTTCGCCGCGGCGCACGGGCCCGCGATCGGCGTGCTGGCGCTGGAGGCGCTGCGCGTGGAGGGGCACCGCCCGCGGCTGGGCCTGGAGACCGACCACCGCACCATCCCGCACGAGGTCGGCTGGATCGGCAGCGCGGTCCACCTCCAGAAGGGCTGCTACCGCGGCCAGGAGACCGTCGCCCGGGTCCAGAACCTCGGCAAGCCGCCGCGCCGCCTGGTCTTCCTCCACCTCGACGGCAGCGAGGTCCACCTCCCGCCGCACGGGACGCCGATCCGGCTGGCCGCGGACGGCGAGGAGGGCCGCCAGCTCGGCTTCGTCACCACCTCGGCCCGCCACCACGAACTCGGCCCGATCGCCCTGGCCCTGGTCAAGCGGAACGTCCCGACCGACGCCCCGCTGCTCGCGGGCACCACCGCGGCATCCCAGGAGGTCGTGGTCGAACCGTAG
- a CDS encoding Fur family transcriptional regulator, whose amino-acid sequence MVTTDWQSDLRRRGYRLTPQRQLVLEAVDRLEHATPDDILTEVRKTAGGINISTVYRTLELLEELDLVSHAHLGHGAPTYHLADRHHHIHLVCRDCTDVIEADLSVAEPFVATLREQFGFDTDMKHFAIFGRCTACTDRAAQGGERTKGNA is encoded by the coding sequence GTGGTGACCACCGACTGGCAGAGCGACCTCCGCAGGCGCGGATACCGCCTGACCCCGCAGCGGCAACTCGTCCTGGAGGCGGTCGACAGGCTGGAGCACGCCACCCCTGACGACATCCTCACCGAGGTGCGCAAGACCGCCGGCGGCATCAACATCTCCACCGTCTACCGCACGCTGGAGCTGCTGGAGGAGCTGGATCTGGTCAGCCACGCCCACCTCGGGCACGGGGCGCCCACCTACCACCTCGCCGACCGCCACCACCACATCCACCTGGTGTGCCGGGACTGCACGGACGTCATCGAGGCGGACCTGTCGGTCGCCGAGCCGTTCGTCGCCACCCTCCGCGAGCAGTTCGGCTTCGACACCGACATGAAGCACTTCGCGATCTTCGGCCGGTGCACGGCCTGCACGGACCGGGCCGCGCAGGGCGGCGAGCGCACCAAGGGGAACGCATAG
- a CDS encoding ABC transporter substrate-binding protein — MPNTPRAARRGLRPAALLAALALALTGCGAHVAEDAGGGDGDRASGHYPVTVTNCGTPATYARAPRRVVTNDVGITEIMFALGLTDRMAGYAMPDDKGDLSKVPWKAAYGKVPWLSKKALTKEMALDAGADLVFAGWNYGFGEGNGLTPAALKKLGIGSYVLTESCHNGTDGGARGVLPPLEALYADLAALGKIFDVEDRAQALIRTYKKQVAEAAAHTPAHRPTVFLYDDGRDKPLTAGRYAGPHDIITKAGGDNVMKDLKDSWTTVGWETVVARDPDVIVINNYGDTTAAQKKAFLESYAPLAGVSAVRNHRIYVMDYAELVESPRNPTAIGDLARYLRGVHTG; from the coding sequence GTGCCGAACACTCCCCGCGCCGCCCGCCGCGGCCTCCGTCCCGCCGCCCTGCTCGCCGCCCTGGCCCTCGCCCTCACCGGCTGCGGCGCCCACGTCGCCGAGGACGCCGGCGGCGGCGACGGCGACCGCGCCTCCGGGCACTACCCCGTCACCGTCACCAACTGCGGCACCCCGGCCACCTACGCGCGCGCCCCGCGCCGCGTGGTCACCAACGACGTCGGCATCACCGAGATCATGTTCGCGCTCGGCCTTACGGACCGGATGGCCGGCTACGCCATGCCCGACGACAAGGGCGACCTGTCCAAGGTCCCCTGGAAGGCCGCCTACGGCAAGGTCCCCTGGCTGTCCAAGAAGGCCCTCACCAAGGAGATGGCCCTGGACGCCGGGGCCGACCTGGTCTTCGCCGGCTGGAACTACGGTTTCGGCGAGGGCAACGGCCTGACCCCCGCCGCCCTGAAGAAGCTCGGCATCGGCTCCTACGTGCTGACCGAGTCCTGCCACAACGGCACCGACGGCGGCGCCCGCGGGGTGCTGCCGCCCCTGGAGGCGCTCTACGCCGACCTCGCCGCCCTCGGGAAGATCTTCGACGTCGAGGACCGCGCCCAGGCCCTGATCCGCACGTACAAGAAGCAGGTCGCCGAGGCCGCCGCACACACCCCGGCCCACCGCCCCACCGTCTTCCTCTACGACGACGGCCGCGACAAGCCGCTGACCGCCGGCCGGTACGCCGGCCCGCACGACATCATCACCAAGGCCGGCGGCGACAACGTCATGAAGGACCTCAAGGACTCCTGGACCACCGTCGGCTGGGAGACCGTCGTCGCCCGCGACCCCGACGTCATCGTCATCAACAACTACGGCGACACCACCGCCGCACAGAAGAAGGCGTTCCTGGAGTCCTACGCCCCGCTCGCCGGCGTCTCCGCGGTCCGGAACCACCGCATCTACGTCATGGACTACGCCGAACTCGTCGAGAGCCCCCGCAACCCCACCGCCATCGGCGACCTGGCCCGCTACCTGCGGGGCGTGCACACCGGCTGA
- a CDS encoding ABC transporter ATP-binding protein: MRLDITGLSVAVAGRRLVHDVGLTADSGRLIGLVGPNGSGKSTLLRCVYRALRPAAGTVRLDGTDLHGLTAREAARLLAALPQEGGTDFDFTAAEVVAMGRLPHQRGSGRASAADREICDRALARVGAAHLAERGFLRLSGGEKQRVLIARALAQEPRVLVLDEPTNHLDIAQQLEVLALVRDSGPTVLAALHDLNLAAVHCDELYVLADGRIVASGAPHDVLTAELLASVFGVRAHRVHHPETGAVQLLFDRLPAS; the protein is encoded by the coding sequence ATGCGGCTGGACATCACCGGGCTGTCGGTGGCGGTGGCCGGGCGGCGGCTCGTCCACGACGTCGGCCTGACCGCCGACAGCGGCCGGCTCATCGGGCTCGTCGGCCCCAACGGCAGTGGAAAGTCGACCCTGTTGCGCTGTGTCTACCGGGCGCTGCGCCCGGCCGCCGGCACCGTCCGGCTCGACGGCACCGACCTGCACGGGCTCACCGCCCGCGAGGCCGCCCGGCTGCTGGCCGCGCTGCCCCAGGAGGGCGGCACCGACTTCGACTTCACCGCCGCCGAGGTCGTCGCGATGGGGCGGCTGCCGCACCAGCGCGGCTCCGGCCGGGCCAGTGCCGCGGACCGCGAGATCTGCGACCGGGCGCTGGCCCGGGTCGGCGCCGCCCACCTCGCCGAACGCGGCTTCCTGCGGCTCTCCGGCGGCGAGAAGCAGCGGGTGCTGATCGCCCGCGCGCTGGCCCAGGAGCCGCGGGTGCTGGTCCTCGACGAACCCACCAACCACCTCGACATCGCCCAGCAGTTGGAGGTCTTGGCGCTGGTCCGGGACAGCGGGCCGACGGTGCTCGCCGCGCTGCACGACCTCAACCTCGCCGCCGTGCACTGCGACGAGCTGTACGTCCTCGCCGACGGCCGGATCGTCGCCTCCGGCGCGCCGCACGACGTGCTCACCGCCGAGCTGCTCGCTTCAGTCTTCGGCGTCCGCGCCCACCGTGTGCACCACCCCGAAACCGGCGCCGTCCAGCTGCTGTTCGACCGCCTGCCCGCCTCCTGA
- a CDS encoding iron ABC transporter permease, whose amino-acid sequence MARPARTLPLAAALAAALLVSLLCGTALGAAGIGWPQVLHHLAAGLTGGTIRPDEVPAYTIVWELRFPRAVLAAVVGAGLSAIGVAVQALVRNALADPFVLGISSGAAVGANTVLLFGALGALGVWALSVSAFVSALLAMALVYAAARTAHGLTPMRLVLTGTAMYYGFSAVTTLMVFTADRGEAARSAMMWLLGSLSGAGWGSVPIAAAAVVAALAHLLLSAGRLNALAMGDETAAALGVDPERLRRELFVVAAAATGTVVAVSGAIGFVGLMVPHATRMLVGADHRRVLAVAPLLGAVLLVWVDLLSRVLLAPVELPVGVITAVLGVPCFVLLMRRRGYTFGGGA is encoded by the coding sequence TTGGCACGTCCCGCCCGCACCCTCCCGCTGGCCGCGGCCCTCGCCGCCGCCCTGCTCGTCTCGCTGCTGTGCGGGACCGCCCTCGGCGCCGCCGGCATCGGCTGGCCGCAGGTGCTGCACCATCTGGCCGCCGGCCTGACCGGCGGCACCATACGGCCCGACGAGGTCCCCGCCTACACCATCGTCTGGGAGCTGCGGTTCCCCCGCGCGGTGCTCGCCGCCGTCGTCGGCGCCGGTCTCTCGGCCATCGGCGTCGCCGTCCAGGCCCTGGTCCGCAACGCCCTCGCCGACCCCTTCGTGCTCGGCATCTCCTCCGGCGCCGCGGTCGGCGCCAACACCGTGCTGCTCTTCGGGGCGCTGGGCGCGCTCGGCGTCTGGGCGCTGTCCGTCTCGGCCTTCGTCTCCGCGCTGCTGGCCATGGCACTGGTCTACGCGGCCGCCCGCACCGCCCACGGGCTGACCCCGATGCGACTGGTGCTGACCGGCACCGCGATGTACTACGGCTTCTCCGCGGTCACCACCCTGATGGTGTTCACCGCCGACCGCGGCGAGGCGGCCCGCTCGGCGATGATGTGGCTGCTGGGCAGCCTCAGCGGGGCCGGCTGGGGCTCGGTGCCGATCGCCGCCGCGGCGGTCGTCGCGGCCCTGGCCCATCTGCTGCTCTCCGCGGGCCGGTTGAACGCCCTGGCCATGGGGGACGAGACCGCCGCGGCGCTGGGCGTGGACCCCGAGCGGCTGCGCCGCGAACTGTTCGTGGTGGCCGCCGCGGCCACCGGCACGGTGGTCGCGGTCAGCGGCGCGATCGGCTTCGTCGGGCTGATGGTGCCGCACGCCACCCGGATGTTGGTCGGCGCCGACCACCGCCGGGTGCTGGCCGTGGCGCCGCTGCTCGGCGCGGTGCTGCTGGTCTGGGTCGACCTGCTCTCCCGGGTGCTGCTGGCCCCCGTCGAGCTGCCCGTCGGGGTGATCACCGCCGTGCTCGGCGTCCCCTGCTTCGTGCTGCTGATGCGGCGGCGCGGCTACACCTTCGGAGGCGGTGCCTGA